Proteins encoded together in one Sinorhizobium meliloti window:
- a CDS encoding CocE/NonD family hydrolase produces MVERNFTVIENEWITLEDGTRLAARIWMPEGTEQKPVPAVLEYLPYRKRDGTCARDESTYPAFAAAGIAGVRVDIRGSGESEGVIDGEYTPRELSDGCEIIEWIAAQPWSNGKVGMMGISWGGFNCLQVAALKPPALKAVISIASTVDRYNDDIHYKNGCHLSAQLSWAATMLAYQSRSPDPELVGERWREMWLERLENEPFFLEEWLEHQRRDDFWRHGSISEDFDGFPIPALVIAGWADGYRNTPIKAVEGLGGKAKALIGPWVHKYPHFAWPKPRADFLGEAIRWWNRWLRDEKNDAEQLPQMRAYMLDGPRPAVRRNEDPGRWIAKDVWSTPEMRTFAVSSEGGLAAGSPSRRGIGDVYLRSPLDTGTAAGEYFTLKPDAEMPGDQRIDDAGSLTFDTRPLLEAEDYLGQPVLDLELSCSAETANLVARVVDVHPDGTATRVAFGVLNLAHRNGNAQPVPMEKNRKTRVTLVLDACGYRFRAGHRIRLSLSTSYWPIILPSPTDPGVTIDTASVSLSLPLLGDHREIVVPQPANPDPLPHYIEHSPSETRRTVERDMTKGLTHYRIYENTGLVEHPGTGNATQDIREETWTIAPDDPHSMTGASTWTCIARRGQQSLKTVSTSRLGCTQSEWITSARVEAFEGETKIFEKSFEKRIRRDFM; encoded by the coding sequence ATGGTCGAGCGCAACTTCACCGTGATCGAAAACGAATGGATAACCCTCGAGGACGGAACCCGGCTCGCCGCGCGCATCTGGATGCCCGAGGGCACCGAGCAGAAGCCGGTGCCGGCCGTCCTGGAATACCTGCCCTACCGCAAGCGCGACGGAACCTGTGCACGCGACGAATCCACCTACCCTGCCTTCGCCGCCGCCGGGATTGCCGGCGTTCGCGTCGACATCCGCGGCTCGGGCGAGTCCGAGGGCGTGATCGACGGCGAATATACGCCGCGTGAACTCTCCGACGGCTGCGAGATCATCGAATGGATTGCGGCACAGCCCTGGTCGAACGGCAAGGTCGGGATGATGGGCATCTCCTGGGGCGGCTTCAACTGTCTGCAGGTGGCGGCACTCAAGCCGCCGGCTCTCAAGGCGGTGATCTCGATCGCCTCGACCGTCGACCGCTACAATGACGACATCCACTACAAGAACGGCTGCCATCTCTCGGCTCAACTCTCCTGGGCGGCAACCATGCTCGCCTACCAGTCTCGATCGCCCGATCCGGAACTCGTCGGCGAGCGCTGGCGGGAGATGTGGCTGGAGCGCCTCGAGAACGAGCCCTTCTTCCTGGAGGAATGGCTGGAGCACCAGCGCCGCGACGATTTCTGGCGGCATGGCTCGATCTCGGAGGATTTCGACGGCTTTCCGATCCCGGCGCTGGTGATCGCCGGATGGGCGGACGGCTACCGCAACACGCCGATCAAGGCGGTCGAGGGGCTCGGCGGCAAGGCCAAGGCGCTCATCGGCCCCTGGGTCCACAAATATCCGCATTTCGCCTGGCCGAAGCCGCGAGCAGACTTTCTCGGAGAGGCGATCCGCTGGTGGAACCGCTGGCTTCGCGACGAAAAGAACGATGCCGAGCAATTGCCGCAGATGCGCGCCTATATGCTCGACGGCCCGAGGCCTGCGGTCAGGCGCAATGAAGACCCGGGCCGCTGGATCGCCAAGGATGTCTGGAGCACGCCGGAAATGCGGACCTTCGCGGTTTCGAGCGAGGGAGGCCTGGCGGCCGGTTCCCCGTCCAGGCGCGGGATCGGCGATGTTTACCTGCGTTCGCCGCTCGATACCGGCACCGCTGCCGGTGAGTATTTCACGCTCAAGCCCGACGCCGAGATGCCCGGCGACCAGCGCATCGACGATGCGGGCTCGCTCACTTTCGACACGCGCCCGCTGCTCGAGGCGGAGGACTATCTCGGTCAGCCGGTGCTCGACCTCGAGCTTTCCTGCAGTGCCGAAACCGCCAATCTCGTCGCGCGTGTCGTCGATGTTCATCCGGACGGAACGGCAACCCGCGTCGCCTTCGGCGTCCTCAACCTGGCGCACCGCAACGGCAATGCGCAGCCGGTGCCAATGGAGAAGAACCGCAAGACGCGCGTCACGCTGGTGCTCGATGCCTGCGGCTATCGCTTCCGCGCCGGTCACCGCATACGCCTGTCGCTGTCGACCTCCTATTGGCCGATCATCCTGCCGTCGCCGACCGATCCGGGCGTCACGATCGATACGGCCAGCGTCTCGCTTTCCCTGCCGCTTCTCGGCGACCATCGCGAGATCGTCGTGCCGCAGCCGGCCAATCCCGACCCGTTGCCGCACTATATCGAGCATTCGCCGTCCGAAACGCGCCGCACCGTCGAACGCGACATGACCAAGGGCCTCACGCATTATCGGATCTACGAGAATACCGGCCTCGTCGAGCATCCCGGCACGGGCAATGCGACGCAGGACATCCGCGAAGAAACCTGGACGATCGCGCCGGACGATCCACACTCGATGACGGGCGCTTCGACCTGGACCTGTATTGCGCGGCGTGGGCAGCAATCGCTGAAGACCGTCTCGACCTCCCGCCTCGGCTGTACGCAAAGCGAGTGGATCACCTCCGCCAGGGTTGAGGCTTTCGAGGGAGAGACGAAGATCTTCGAGAAGAGCTTCGAAAAGCGGATCCGGCGGGATTTCATGTGA
- a CDS encoding ACT domain-containing protein, whose amino-acid sequence MSGETDLQRLLAELEPVLRDGEYVYCTVESRAAAWFALEPIGTFRENEGITLILEQTRAEAAGLSYGPVLRLITLGVHSALEAVGLTAAVSGALTQAGISANVVAAYYHDHIFVPTADAERAVQVLRALSHGNASAR is encoded by the coding sequence ATGAGCGGCGAGACCGATCTCCAGCGGCTGCTTGCAGAATTGGAGCCGGTGCTACGTGACGGCGAATATGTCTATTGCACGGTTGAAAGTCGTGCTGCGGCCTGGTTCGCGCTTGAGCCGATCGGAACCTTTCGCGAAAATGAGGGGATTACGCTCATCCTCGAGCAGACCCGTGCCGAGGCGGCGGGACTTTCCTATGGGCCGGTGCTGCGGCTGATTACGCTGGGCGTCCATTCCGCACTCGAAGCCGTGGGGCTGACGGCGGCGGTTTCAGGCGCACTGACGCAGGCGGGCATCAGCGCCAATGTCGTCGCGGCCTATTACCACGACCACATTTTCGTGCCCACGGCAGATGCAGAAAGAGCCGTCCAAGTGTTGCGGGCGCTCAGCCACGGAAACGCGAGCGCCCGATGA
- a CDS encoding alpha/beta hydrolase: MDSKTTKPMPTEAGIRAFHQRCEAFYPADAVNASVEQQRQWYDALCAEFDAPSPEGLTRRDGRLAGRIPVRYYRPAEVASETRVLYIHGGGFVVGSLESHDAICAELAHGARVELVSVDYRLAPEHLWLAAFEDCYDVLEALLADGRPLVVAGDSAGGNLSAGIVLKAKAEGLAGIVGQVLIYPGLGGDLTRGSYIEMAEAPLLSTADVDYYREVLKAPADEPFAHPLKAADLSGLPPAYITGAHFDPLRDDARAYAARLAQAGVDVTYQEEPQMVHSWLRARHMSPGARDGFVRLVQAVARLTGTA; the protein is encoded by the coding sequence ATGGATTCGAAAACGACAAAGCCGATGCCGACAGAAGCGGGGATTCGCGCCTTTCACCAACGTTGCGAGGCGTTCTATCCCGCCGATGCGGTCAATGCCTCCGTCGAGCAGCAACGGCAATGGTACGATGCACTCTGCGCCGAGTTCGACGCGCCGTCTCCCGAAGGGCTGACCCGGCGGGACGGGCGGCTGGCGGGACGAATTCCGGTGCGGTACTACCGTCCGGCGGAGGTCGCGAGCGAGACGCGCGTTCTCTATATCCATGGCGGCGGGTTCGTCGTCGGCTCGCTTGAGAGCCATGATGCGATCTGCGCCGAGCTTGCCCATGGTGCACGGGTCGAGCTGGTGTCGGTAGACTATCGCCTTGCCCCCGAACATCTATGGCTCGCAGCCTTCGAAGACTGCTATGACGTGCTCGAAGCGCTTCTTGCCGATGGGCGTCCGCTCGTCGTCGCCGGCGACAGCGCCGGCGGCAACCTGTCAGCCGGAATCGTACTGAAAGCGAAGGCTGAGGGGCTCGCCGGCATCGTCGGCCAGGTTCTGATCTATCCCGGCCTCGGCGGCGATCTGACGCGCGGCTCCTATATCGAGATGGCCGAGGCGCCGCTGCTTTCCACCGCCGACGTCGACTATTACCGCGAGGTGCTGAAAGCGCCGGCGGATGAGCCGTTTGCGCACCCGCTGAAGGCCGCGGACCTGTCCGGGCTTCCCCCGGCCTATATCACTGGAGCCCATTTCGATCCGCTGCGGGATGATGCGCGTGCCTATGCAGCCCGGCTCGCCCAGGCCGGCGTGGACGTCACCTACCAGGAAGAGCCGCAGATGGTGCATTCCTGGCTTCGAGCGCGCCACATGAGCCCCGGTGCGCGGGACGGCTTCGTCCGTCTCGTGCAAGCTGTGGCACGATTGACCGGCACGGCTTGA
- a CDS encoding dihydroxyacetone kinase subunit DhaK, with the protein MAQFINKREDVVTEAIDGVLALSGGALTRLDGYPHIRVVKRSDWDKSRVAIVSGGGSGHEPAHVGFVGKGMLTAAVCGDVFASPGVDAVLAGILAVTGPAGCLLVVKNYTGDRLNFGLAAERARAYGLNVSMVIVGDDIALPDLPQARGVAGTLFVHKIAGALAEQGADLDTVTAAARRVIAGTRSIGMSLDTCRVPGSPKEDRIPEGKAELGLGIHGEAGVEQIDFAGARASVATMVERLAAVMAEGPHVALINNLGGTSVLEMSVLAHDLLGSAVGAKITHAIGPAPLMTSLDMQGFSISVFPADAAELELLKAPVPIPAWPGVCDVRPVAVAALPDGLTPIMPIPSNHAATRAFLIGCCDVLVAAEQDLNALDAKSGDGDTGSTLAGAARALINAVDRLPLSDHTQLLRAIGQELSQTMGGSSGVLLAIFFAAAGDGASSGLPIREALRAGLARMQEIGGARIGDRTMVDALAPALDALGQGIAAAAAAREGANFTATLTRANAGRAAYINARQLEGHIDPGAEAVARLFQHLARYPGIAG; encoded by the coding sequence ATGGCGCAATTCATCAATAAGCGCGAAGACGTCGTCACAGAGGCGATCGATGGCGTGCTGGCTCTTTCGGGCGGTGCTCTTACCCGCCTCGACGGCTATCCGCATATCCGGGTCGTCAAGCGCAGCGATTGGGACAAGTCCAGGGTCGCGATCGTCTCGGGCGGCGGCTCGGGCCACGAGCCAGCCCATGTCGGTTTCGTCGGCAAGGGTATGCTGACGGCGGCCGTCTGCGGCGATGTCTTCGCCTCGCCCGGCGTGGACGCCGTGCTTGCCGGTATCCTCGCCGTGACGGGGCCGGCCGGATGTCTGCTCGTCGTCAAGAATTATACCGGCGACCGGTTGAACTTCGGCCTCGCCGCCGAGCGGGCGCGCGCCTACGGCCTCAATGTCTCGATGGTGATCGTCGGCGACGATATAGCGCTTCCCGATCTGCCGCAGGCCCGCGGCGTCGCCGGCACGCTCTTCGTACACAAGATCGCGGGGGCGCTCGCCGAGCAGGGCGCGGACCTCGACACCGTGACGGCCGCAGCAAGGCGTGTCATCGCGGGAACGCGCTCCATCGGTATGTCGCTCGATACCTGCCGCGTGCCGGGCTCCCCGAAGGAGGATCGTATTCCCGAAGGCAAGGCCGAACTCGGCCTCGGCATCCATGGCGAGGCAGGCGTCGAGCAGATCGATTTTGCCGGCGCGCGCGCTTCGGTCGCCACCATGGTGGAGCGGCTGGCTGCGGTGATGGCTGAGGGGCCGCATGTCGCGCTGATCAACAATCTCGGCGGCACGTCGGTGCTCGAAATGTCGGTTCTGGCGCATGATCTCCTCGGCTCGGCCGTCGGCGCCAAGATTACCCATGCCATCGGCCCGGCTCCGCTGATGACCTCGCTCGACATGCAGGGTTTTTCCATCTCCGTCTTCCCGGCTGATGCCGCCGAACTGGAGCTCCTGAAGGCTCCCGTGCCGATCCCCGCCTGGCCGGGCGTTTGCGATGTCCGGCCGGTTGCCGTCGCGGCCCTGCCGGACGGCCTGACGCCGATCATGCCGATCCCGTCAAACCATGCGGCGACGCGCGCATTCCTGATCGGCTGCTGCGACGTGCTGGTCGCCGCCGAGCAGGATCTCAATGCGCTCGATGCCAAATCGGGTGACGGCGACACCGGCTCGACATTGGCAGGCGCGGCCCGCGCGCTGATCAACGCCGTCGACCGCCTGCCGCTGTCGGACCATACTCAGCTCCTGCGCGCCATCGGCCAGGAACTCAGCCAGACGATGGGCGGCTCCTCCGGTGTGCTGCTCGCGATCTTCTTCGCCGCTGCCGGGGATGGCGCGTCGAGCGGTCTGCCGATTCGCGAGGCGCTGCGGGCAGGGCTTGCCCGAATGCAGGAGATCGGCGGTGCCAGGATTGGCGATCGTACGATGGTCGACGCACTCGCGCCCGCATTGGACGCGCTCGGCCAGGGCATTGCCGCCGCCGCCGCCGCGCGCGAAGGCGCGAACTTCACCGCCACGCTTACCCGCGCGAATGCCGGTCGCGCGGCCTATATCAATGCCAGACAGCTCGAAGGACACATCGACCCCGGCGCTGAGGCGGTGGCGCGGCTTTTTCAGCATCTGGCACGCTATCCCGGCATCGCTGGTTGA